AGTTAGCTAAGCAACTGGCTAAGCAAATGTTTGGCTCAGAAGATGCAATGATTCGTTTCGATATGTCTGAATACATGGAACAATACTCAGTTTCCAAATTAATTGGTTCTGCCCCAGGTTACGTAGGCTACGAAGAAGCTGGTCAATTAACTGAACAAGTTAGACACAACCCATATAGTTTGATCTTGCTTGATGAAATTGAAAAAGCTCACCCAGATGTTTTGAACCTCTTCTTGCAAATTCTTGACGATGGTCGTTTAACTGACTCACAAGGTAGAACAGTTTCATTCAAGGATACCATCATTATTATGACTTCTAATGCAGGACAAGGCATTAAGAACGCTAGCGTTGGCTTTACAGCAGAAAACGAAGATGAAGCTAATGAATCTGCTAGAAATAATATGAGCCAATTCTTTAAGCCAGAATTCTTGAACCGTCTTGATGATGTAATCGAATTTAATGAATTGACTAAGCCAGACTTGCTTAAGATTGTTGACTTAATGTTGCAAAATACCAACAATATGGTTAAGGATCAAGGCCTACACATTGATGTAACTGCTGCTGCAAAAGATAAATTAGTTGAAGATGGCTTTAATCCTGCCTTAGGTGCTCGTCCTCTTCGTCGCACCATCCAAGAAGAGATTGAGGATAATGTGGCTGATTTCAAACTTGATCATGCACAGGCTAAGAATTTAAAAGCCGATGTTGTTGATGGTAAAATTGTAATCAGTGATGAGGCAAATAATGAATAGGATTTAATAAAAGACAAAGTCCAAGTTATACCAAAGGATTTCGAAGCAATATTCGAAATCTTTTTTCTTAAAAATAAAAATATGCTACTCAATTTGAGGTATACTAAATTAGAAGAAGTAAAGCTAACAGAAACAGGTGAATTCCATGCATTTAATTGATGTAACCAATAATTACTCTGATTTGGTTCACAGTCAGCTCAACACTACCGATGCAAACTATGTTAAAGTTTATTCTCTTGGTAATACTTCAGTTATTTATACTGAAAGTAAGGATTCTATCGGTATTGCACTTGAAAACCATGACCGTCGTGTTCGCGAAGATGAGATTGAATTCGTAATCAAGCGTTTAATTAAAGATTATGATTCTTCATACACTTTGACTGTAGACAAGAGTCGTCATGTAATCGAAATTCACGTTGACAAGTAATCCAAATATTGTTGTATCAAAAGTGTCTGGAAAAAATAACTTCCAGATGAATGAAAACGATCAAGATTTTCTTTTTCAAGAATCTTGATCGTTTTTTCGGTCTCTTTAAATTTTTAACAATAAAAGATGGTCCTTCATCCATCTTCTTTGCCCATATTTGTTCAAAACCATCATAAAGGCTATGCCAATATCGGTTTCGACCTCTTTTTGCCTCGCAGATGCGTTCTGCGCATGCCAAATACGTTCTTCAAATGCCCGAAAACTGGCTCTAAGGTTTTAAAATCTGTTGGGTTAGGAAAAATGGCATAATCTACTACATATTGATCAGTAGTCGCTGCTTGAATATTGTAGCCTGGCTTCAACTGACCGTTTTTCATGTGGTCTTCCTTCATATGCATAAAAGTAGCGTCATGATCGGTCTTAGAGTAGCTGTTACGCCTAGCAGAAATTCTTCAGTCAGCTGGTTAATTTCTTCTTCAGTTTCTCGAGCCAATTTCTCCAAGCCTTGACTAGTTTGAACCTTTTCTTTTTCCATTTTTTTGACTACTTCTTTTTCTTTAGTAATCAATTCATCGTAAAGCTCAACTGCTTGACCTTTCAGCTTTTCATGATACTTTTCAACCGCTTTGCGCCAAACAAAAGTATAGCGGTTGGCATCAGCTTCGATTTTCGTACCATCGATAAAGACAGCACCTTCATTGATTAAGCCTTCATCTTCCAAAAGGTTGGTAAAGTAGATGAAGCTCTTTTTAATCAGTTCATTGGCATGATTGCTTGATTTATTTGTCCAATTAGCCGGTAAAGTATCTTACACGCGATTGTACTGCCATGTTTAGTAATGCTTAAACTTAGAGTTCATCTCTCCAGATTGATACCGCTCACGATCGATCCCAATAAAGACACTGATCTTATTTAGATTAGAAAATCTGCGTACATCGCCTAGTTCAGCCAGGACTCTGACTGCCATGTTTTGGGCAAAAACAGGTATGCTTTCCAAGCTTTCTCTTTTTTGACTGAGCTTGATCAATCTTGTTACATAATATTTACCTGCAAGATTTCTACGCTATAACTGGCAGCCACAGGGTAAGCCTCTAACATTTCTTTAGCTTAGCAGCAGTATTTCGTGCATATCTTGTACCAAAGCCCTTTAAATCTAATAGCCAGTTAACAAGATTCTCTTCTTATGTTTGCCGCACTAAATTGCAGTGAGGACAGTACTCGATTATTTTCCAGTAATTATAGCCTGAAGTCGTACTGAATAAAGTTTCTATTTCAAGCAAAGTGGATTGCAGTACTTGATATAACAGTTACTTGCGGTCCGTTATTACCGATTTGAGTATTACTAAAATCTAATTAAGAAATCTTACACTACGGTAGTTATTACTGCATAAAATGGTAATAAATTTTTATTACGTTTAAATTTGTCTATCTTTTCCCAATTTTTTGGTATAACTTGCTTAACCGGTCTATTTACAACATGATTACTAGAATTATTCATACATATAGTCTGTGCAAGAGCACCTATTTTTTCAAGGTAAATTTCCAAATTGTGAGTATTACATACACTTAAGTTTAATGCTAAAACTGTAATTACAGATTCGAAAGTGGGATGCAAAAATGGATATTCCTTTTGAATAAATTCATCGGTTAAATAATTCTTTGAATTTTTATGATTCGTATAAGAAATAGGAATTACACTTTGAACATTTTCATCTGTTAATTTTGAAATTCTAGCTATATCAAAATTAGAAATTTCATTAAACTTATAGTTATTACGATTTAAATTCCAATTTGAAAGCATCCCATAGTA
This is a stretch of genomic DNA from Lactobacillus crispatus. It encodes these proteins:
- a CDS encoding DUF1827 family protein; the encoded protein is MHLIDVTNNYSDLVHSQLNTTDANYVKVYSLGNTSVIYTESKDSIGIALENHDRRVREDEIEFVIKRLIKDYDSSYTLTVDKSRHVIEIHVDK
- a CDS encoding transposase, with the translated sequence MESIPVFAQNMAVRVLAELGDVRRFSNLNKISVFIGIDRERYQSGEMNSKFKHY